A section of the Humulus lupulus chromosome 2, drHumLupu1.1, whole genome shotgun sequence genome encodes:
- the LOC133817099 gene encoding UPF0481 protein At3g47200-like yields MTEHVGGDDMRIKVDTLATELEKLISDNVSMAPQHSPCIFRVPNILSRHKPEAYAPYAFSFGPFHYAKSHLQATQKIKLRYLHELTSRFPDPKGKLMELTAVIIEVQNEARECYEGSIDMNMDEFVKVLVLDGCFLIELFCKCMYINLNKKDDPIVGANCMTTILFHDLILLENQIPWLVLECLFEMSITPQINVSLITLVTNFFHNLVSREVELFCHEILSHEHKHILDLLRNSLVLPSAIAKQKRDSNMECNNWLLIPSTTSLQEAGIKLKAATTSPVSSILDIKFKDGVLEIPQIIVQDLTEPLFRNLICLEQCLPCYGEVISSYMALLDYLINTPKDMEVFIKNEIIENFVDIEDATIFFNQIFNDVNVEHFYYFDLVKEVNKYYRRSWPRYRRVLIHDYFKHPWAVVSVLAASILLILTFLQTLFAIIK; encoded by the coding sequence ATGACAGAGCATGTTGGAGGAGATGATATGAGGATTAAAGTTGATACATTGGCAACTGAACTGGAAAAGTTGATTTCTGATAATGTGTCAATGGCACCTCAACATAGTCCCTGCATCTTTAGAGTCCCAAACATTTTATCAAGGCATAAACCAGAAGCTTATGCACCCTATGCATTTTCATTTGGGCCATTCCACTACGCTAAATCACATCTACAAGCCACCCAGAAAATCAAGCTCAGATATTTGCATGAACTCACCTCCCGTTTTCCTGACCCCAAGGGGAAACTGATGGAACTCACTGCAGTCATTATCGAGGTTCAAAATGAGGCTCGGGAGTGCTACGAAGGATCAATCGACATGAATATGGATGAGTTTGTTAAAGTATTAGTACTCGATGGCTGCTTCCTCATTGAACTGTTCTGcaaatgtatgtatattaatctCAATAAAAAAGATGATCCCATCGTCGGGGCGAATTGCATGACCACAATACTATTCCATGATTTGATTTTGCTGGAAAACCAAATCCCTTGGCTGGTACTTGAGTGCTTGTTTGAGATGTCCATAACTCCTCAAATAAACGTCTCTTTGATTACCCTAGTCACTAATTTCTTCCATAACCTCGTCTCTAGAGAAGTAGAATTATTTTGTCATGAGATTCTAAGTCATGAACACAAACATATTCTTGATCTACTCAGAAACTCCTTGGTATTGCCTTCTGCTATAGCAAAACAGAAAAGAGATAGTAATATGGAATGCAATAATTGGCTACTGATACCATCAACTACAAGTCTGCAAGAGGCAGGAATTAAGCTGAAGGCTGCAACAACAAGTCCAGTGTCTAGTATTTTGGATATCAAATTCAAGGATGGTGTCCTTGAAATTCCCCAAATCATTGTTCAGGATTTGACAGAGCCACTGTTTCGAAATCTTATATGCTTGGAGCAGTGTCTTCCTTGCTATGGGGAAGTGATAAGTTCTTACATGGCATTGTTGGACTACCTCATTAATACTCCCAAAGACATGGAAGTATTTATAAAGAATGAGATCATTGAAAACTTTGTGGATATTGAGGATGCAACCATATTCTTCAACCAAATCTTCAATGATGTTAATGTGGAACATTTCTATTATTTTGATCTTGTCAAGGAGGTGAATAAATATTATCGACGTAGTTGGCCAAGATACCGAAGAGTGCTTATTCATGACTATTTCAAACACCCTTGGGCAGTTGTTTCGGTCTTAGCTGCATCTATTCTACTCATTCTTACATTTTTACAGACTTTATTTGCCATAATCAAATAG